In Rhipicephalus microplus isolate Deutch F79 chromosome 9, USDA_Rmic, whole genome shotgun sequence, one genomic interval encodes:
- the LOC142771919 gene encoding uncharacterized protein LOC142771919 yields MAGIKPPKPFDFQNAADWRAWIDEFDDYRFASGLHEKKDEVRVRNLLYTMGRKAREILRSLNVKDEEMEDSKLVKSKFNDYFVHTKNIVYESARFNLRRQQLGETVDQFATELSKLADRCKFAGMKERLIRDHFVVGLRDQVLWEELQMDPKLTMATALARVRTSETVKQQQAELKEHEGTILEACVVTVKPKKAAAKSTFTRCQKPAYHQNNCSYCAGPFHPRNKCPAQKETCIFCRKLGHYEKACRKKKQRDTNLDSIAEADGKFIGTVEQCANTQSEIFVTVK; encoded by the coding sequence ATGGCAGGAATCAAGCCTCCTAAGCCCTTCGACTTCCAGAACGCAGCTGACTGGCGCGCCTGGATTGACGAATTTGACGACTACAGATTCGCGTCTGGGCTACATGAGAAAAAAGACGAAGTTAGAGTAAGGAATCTTCTCTATACTATGGGCAGAAAGGCAAGGGAGATTCTTCGGTCGCTAAACGTAAAAGACGAAGAAATGGAGGACTCCAAGCTCGTAAAGTCTAAATTTAACGACTACTTTGTCCACACCAAGAACATAGTCTACGAAAGTGCTCGTTTTAATCTACGCCGCCAACAACTGGGAGAAACAGTAGACCAGTTCGCAACCGAGCTTAGCAAGTTAGCCGACAGATGCAAGTTCGCAGGCATGAAGGAACGCCTAATAAGAGACCACTTCGTAGTAGGACTACGGGACCAGGTTCTTTGGGAAGAACTGCAGATGGACCCCAAGCTAACGATGGCCACTGCTTTAGCAAGAGTGCGTACGAGCGAAACCGTAAAGCAACAGCAAGCAGAACTAAAAGAGCATGAGGGCACAATTCTAGAAGCTTGTGTCGTCACAGTAAAGCCCAAGAAAGCCGCTGCAAAGAGCACGTTTACTCGCTGTCAGAAGCCCGCTTATCATCAAAATAACTGCAGCTATTGCGCCGGACCATTTCACCCACGAAACAAGTGTCCAGCGCAAAAAGAAACGTGCATTTTTTGTCGGAAGTTGGGCCACTATGAAAAGGCATGCcgaaaaaagaagcaaagagacACAAATCTCGATAGCATCGCCGAAGCTGATGGCAAGTTTATAGGCACGGTCGAGCAGTGTGCGAACACACAATCTGAGATTTTCGTGACGGTAAAATAA